The genomic window TCCTGCACAGAGGTTCAATTGCTCGAGGTTCAACGGCTTTGAAATGCAACCGGCATATCTTCGATTGATTGCCGAAGGTTTTTCAAGCAGAAAATACCGGTACTCCCTTACAAGTGCACTGTAACGAGCATGAAAATTATCGGGAACTTCCTCCATTTCCATCACACGGACTGCAGGGGGCAAAAGAGAGTTTACGGCATAGGATAAACGATGAAGCTTCAAGGCCGACGAGACCCTGAAATTCGCGACCTGTCCTCTTGCATGAACGCCCCTGTCTGTTCTTCCGGCCGCTGTAAGCAAAACATGTTCCTGAACAATGCGCCCCAAAGCTTCTTCAAGCACTCCCTGAACGGTACTCACTCCCTCAGGCTGCTTTTGCCAGCCTGCATAATCTGTACCGTCGTACTCTATGGTCATACGAATATTCCTCATTGGGGAGTAAAATAGCTTTATGTACATTAGTTACCTAAGTGTACCTGACTTGAGCACTTCAGAGTTCCGTTCCGCAACCATTTTATCAGTTGTGATCAGTACCTGAACAAACGAGTTCTCATGTCCGGCCAAACGCCAAACAATATTGCAAATTCAGCTTAACAACAGCAATCAGGAAAATTTGAGCTCACATCATCTTGAAATAGTCCTCAACGCACTTGACCATGTAAGGAAAAACGGTGCATCCTCATCATATTGTGTTCCGAATATTTGGGCGAACAACTCCAAAGGGAAACAGCAGGTCTGTCCGGCCGATCATTACGGAAAAATCCTTGAAAAACTTTTATCGCGCAAACCCGCTGCGTTTTCGAAGCCCGGCTCAACTGCAGACGATTGGACACGCAACAGCTTTGTTTACAACCTGTTCGTTCGTCTTACCACAGCATTCGATCACGACAGTGACGGAGCTATAGCAACCGATCCGCTCCCTTGTGGTTTTCGTGAAACCGGTACATTCCTTAAATCAATAGCCTTATTACCTTATCTCGAACGCCTCGGGATCAACACGATTTACCTTCTTCCGGTAACAATACCGGGCAATGCAAATAAAAAAGGCAACCTTGGCTCTCCCTATGCCGTAAAGAATCCGTACCGAATCGACCCTTTGCTGGCGGAACCCGCCCTCGATCTTTCCGCTGAAACAGAGTTCGCCGCCTTCACACAAGCCGCTCACCACATGGGCATGCGGGTCGTACTTGAATTTGTATTCAGAACAACTTCTGTTGACGGCGATTGGGTAAGGCATCATCCCGATTGGTATTACTGGCTCGAAGCAAATCCGGAAAACGGTTTCGCCCCGGAATCATATGCCCCTCCTGTTTTTGATCCGGAAACACTCAACACCATCTATGAAAAAGTAGATAAAAACGACCTTTCCAAACTACCGGAACCGTCTGAATCGTTCAAGCGACAATTCACCCAAACGCCCGAAACCGTAAAACTCTCTGAAAAAGGAGCTCGAGGCGAGACTGCCGACGGAACTTCCTGTGTCGTGGCCAGCGGGTTCTGTGACTGGCCCCCTGATGACAAACAGCCCCCTTGGACAGATGTCGCTTATCTGAAATTGCACCGGCACGAGTCGTTCAACTACATCGCTTACAATACGATACGAATGTACGATACTGCGCTCGACCGTCCGGAATATATGAATGAAGAACTCTGGAATACCATTGCAGATATTATCCCCTATTTTCAGAAGCACTTTCTGATCAACGGGGCAATGATCGATATGGGACACGCTCTTCCCTCCAAGCTGAAAACCACCATTGTTGAAAAAGCACGAGAGAAAAATCCTGATTTTGCGTTCTGGGACGAAAACTTCGACCCCTCTCCCTCTATCAAGGATCAGGGGTTCAATGCTGTCTTTGGCTCCTTACCGTTTGTGATTCAAGATCCGATCTATATCAGAGGGCTGCTTAATTACCTGAACAAAATAGGTGTGGTCGTACCTTTTTTCGGAACCGGCGAAAATCACAACACTCCGAGGGTATGCCACAACCTTGCCGGGAAAGCGGCCTGCAGGAACCGATCAAGATTCATATTCGGCCTCGCAACGGTTCTCCCTGCCGTACCGTTCATTCATTCCGGTATGGAAATCTGTGAGTCGAAACCGATAAACCTCGGGTTGAACTTTACCGATGCGGACAGAAAGCGATGGCCCTCTGAAAAGCTGCCTCTTTTCAGTACAGGCTGCTACGACTGGGCAGACTGCAACGGCCAGGAACCCCTCACGGATTTTGTCGCGACCATGTTATCTTTACACAAAAGATATGCCGATATTATTCAAAACGGCAAACCGGGGTTCCTTTCGCTGCCTTTCGTCTCTTCCCCGGATCTGTTTGCGGTCATGCGCAGAGGCGAAGGAATCAACCTTCTTTTCATCGGAAACAGCAACTCGGAAAATAACGCCGCAGGCTATATGGAATTTCATCGGAAAAGTTTTACGATAACCGATATGGTTTCAGGAACTGTTTACCAGGTATCCGATTACAGGCTGGAACTCGAAACCGGACCCGGGCAGTGTTTGCTTTTCGAAATTCCCGTTTAATTTCAAACACAGAATTTTTTATCACTACTCAAAAATCTTTAATCACTACACATTATGTCTATTCTTGTCGTTGGTTCTCTGGCTTTTGATGATATCGAAACTCCTTTTGGCCGGTCGGACAACACCCTGGGCGGTTCATCCACCTATATCGCCCTTTCGAGCAGCTACTTCTCTGATGAAATCAAACTTGTCGGTGTAGTTGGCAATGATTTTGAGGATAATCATTTCCGTCTCCTGCACAACAACGGTATCGATACCAAGGGACTTCAGGTCATTGACAACGGCAAAACTTTCCGCTGGAGCTGCCGGTACCATTATGACATGAACACGCGGGACACCCTCGACACCCAGCTCAATGTATTCGCAGATTTCAACCCGCATATCCCTTTGCAGTACCGCGAAGCAAAATACGTCTGCCTCGGCAACATCGATCCGGAACTGCAAATGAAGGTACTCGACCAGGTTTCGAATCCCGAACTCGTGATCCTCGATACCATGAACTTCTGGATAGAAGGAAAACCCGAAGAGTTGAAAAAAACGCTCGAGAGGGTTGATATTTTCATTCTCAACGACAGTGAAGCCCGACTCCTCAGCGGCGATCCGAACCTTGTCAAATCGGCAAGAATCATCAGAAATATGGGACCGAAAACATTGATCATAAAAAAAGGAGAGCATGGTGCGCTTCTCTTTACCGATAACGGCATCTTTGCAGCGCCTGCATATCCTCTGGAATCAATCTATGATCCAACCGGTGCAGGAGATACATTCGCCGGAGGGTTCCTCGGACACCTGGCAAGAGCAGGAGAAATCAACGACACGGAACTCCGTAAAGCAGTCCTTTACGGAAGCGCCATGGCAAGCTTCTGCGTTGAAAAGTTCGGGACTGAAAAATTAGCAAATCTCGAACTGCTCGAAATTGAAGACCGTTACCAGAGCTTCCTCGACCTCTCTAAAATCGAGGAATAAGAAAACCTGCAGCAGGATAACCGGCTCATAAACTCGGTTATCCTGCCTAACTGCAACCCAGCCCTGAAAAGACATGGAGCAGCTCACCAACCTCGATTTCAGCATCATTGCCGGATATTTGGCACTCACCTTGCTAATAGGCCTTTATTTCTCGAAAAGGGCCTCTCAAAATGTCAGTGAGTTTTTTCTCTCAGGACGACAGCTTCCCTGGTGGATAGCCGGAACCGGTATGGTTGCAACCACTTTTGCTGCCGATACACCACTTGCCGTAACAGGACTGGTAGCCAAACACGGCATTGCAGGCAATTGGCTTTGGTGGACGTTCGTATCCGGAGGAATGCTCACTGTTTTTTTCTTCGCACGGTTATGGAGACGCGCGAACATCCTGACCGATCTGGAATTCATCGAACTGCGCTACAGCGGTAAACCCGCACAATTTCTCCGTGGTTTCAAGGCTGTTTATTTCGGCTTGTTCATCAATGCAGTGATTATCGGCTGGGTTAATCTCGCGATGTACAAAATCATCAAGATAATGCTGCCGGAACTCAATCCCGAAATGGTGATCGTAGCCTGTGTCCTGTTGACCACACTGTATTCCGGCCTTTCGGGTCTCTGGGGGGTCACCATTACCGACACATTGCAGTTCGTCATTTCGATGGCTGGATGCATTGTCCTTGCCGTATTGGTCCTCGATGCGCCGGAAATCACGCAAGCCGGAGGCCTGACAAAAGCACTACCGGAATGGATGTTCGACTTTTTCCCTGTGATAACCGACAAAACCTCATCCGGCAGTTTCGGCTCCGCATATGAACTCACTTTCGCGTCATTTGCAGCTATGGCATTTGTCCAATGGTGGGCCTCGTGGTATCCCGGTGCCGAACCGGGAGGCGGCGGTTACATCGCCCAGAGAATGATGAGCGCCAAGGATGAAAAGCATTCACTTCTCGCCACCCTGTGGTTCATCATCGCACACTACTGCCTTAGGCCCTGGCCCTGGATTATTGT from Prosthecochloris marina includes these protein-coding regions:
- a CDS encoding carbohydrate kinase family protein, with the translated sequence MSILVVGSLAFDDIETPFGRSDNTLGGSSTYIALSSSYFSDEIKLVGVVGNDFEDNHFRLLHNNGIDTKGLQVIDNGKTFRWSCRYHYDMNTRDTLDTQLNVFADFNPHIPLQYREAKYVCLGNIDPELQMKVLDQVSNPELVILDTMNFWIEGKPEELKKTLERVDIFILNDSEARLLSGDPNLVKSARIIRNMGPKTLIIKKGEHGALLFTDNGIFAAPAYPLESIYDPTGAGDTFAGGFLGHLARAGEINDTELRKAVLYGSAMASFCVEKFGTEKLANLELLEIEDRYQSFLDLSKIEE
- a CDS encoding alpha-amylase family glycosyl hydrolase, which produces MSSHHLEIVLNALDHVRKNGASSSYCVPNIWANNSKGKQQVCPADHYGKILEKLLSRKPAAFSKPGSTADDWTRNSFVYNLFVRLTTAFDHDSDGAIATDPLPCGFRETGTFLKSIALLPYLERLGINTIYLLPVTIPGNANKKGNLGSPYAVKNPYRIDPLLAEPALDLSAETEFAAFTQAAHHMGMRVVLEFVFRTTSVDGDWVRHHPDWYYWLEANPENGFAPESYAPPVFDPETLNTIYEKVDKNDLSKLPEPSESFKRQFTQTPETVKLSEKGARGETADGTSCVVASGFCDWPPDDKQPPWTDVAYLKLHRHESFNYIAYNTIRMYDTALDRPEYMNEELWNTIADIIPYFQKHFLINGAMIDMGHALPSKLKTTIVEKAREKNPDFAFWDENFDPSPSIKDQGFNAVFGSLPFVIQDPIYIRGLLNYLNKIGVVVPFFGTGENHNTPRVCHNLAGKAACRNRSRFIFGLATVLPAVPFIHSGMEICESKPINLGLNFTDADRKRWPSEKLPLFSTGCYDWADCNGQEPLTDFVATMLSLHKRYADIIQNGKPGFLSLPFVSSPDLFAVMRRGEGINLLFIGNSNSENNAAGYMEFHRKSFTITDMVSGTVYQVSDYRLELETGPGQCLLFEIPV
- the truA gene encoding tRNA pseudouridine(38-40) synthase TruA; translated protein: MTIEYDGTDYAGWQKQPEGVSTVQGVLEEALGRIVQEHVLLTAAGRTDRGVHARGQVANFRVSSALKLHRLSYAVNSLLPPAVRVMEMEEVPDNFHARYSALVREYRYFLLEKPSAINRRYAGCISKPLNLEQLNLCAGELVGKHDFSVYSRDNGAADNTFCTVYSAAWERQGDMVVFRISASRFLRTMVRFLVSAQLEASPGELEEALRTGKRVKKLVPADPAGLFLWRVVY
- a CDS encoding sodium:solute symporter family protein produces the protein MEQLTNLDFSIIAGYLALTLLIGLYFSKRASQNVSEFFLSGRQLPWWIAGTGMVATTFAADTPLAVTGLVAKHGIAGNWLWWTFVSGGMLTVFFFARLWRRANILTDLEFIELRYSGKPAQFLRGFKAVYFGLFINAVIIGWVNLAMYKIIKIMLPELNPEMVIVACVLLTTLYSGLSGLWGVTITDTLQFVISMAGCIVLAVLVLDAPEITQAGGLTKALPEWMFDFFPVITDKTSSGSFGSAYELTFASFAAMAFVQWWASWYPGAEPGGGGYIAQRMMSAKDEKHSLLATLWFIIAHYCLRPWPWIIVGLASLVLFPDLPLEQKEDGFVYVMQSILPPGLKGLLIATFLAAYMSTLSTHLNWGTSYLVNDFYKRFINTSASSKHYVFIARIFTAGIAIFALFITFFVLETITGAWEFIIQCGAGTGFVLILRWYWWRLNAWSEIVSMITPFVVYTWIMLFTDLEFPSSIYIIVVFTIAATLIATYATQATEEKQLLAFYSKTRVGGVLWKKVSEKLPHVESDKGFLRLFADWIGGVVLVYSTLFATGKFIFGEHQQAIVYYAIALLAGTFIYIDLSRKGWNNLK